tatcataaatctacacacaataccaacaTCATGAAAAGCTAAAACAGTTTGTGACACATTTTTGCCAAAAtttaaaatgaaacaaaaaaaaacgctTTGAAAGATTACATTTACAGAAGAATTCAGACCTTTAACTCAGTTACTgttgttgaagcactttggcagGCGATTACTACAGCACgcaagtcttcttggatatgacgctacaagcttggcctcAACActgtattttggggagtttcctctccattcttctccgcagatttCTCTCAACTCTGTGCAGGTTGAGATggagagcatcgctgcacagatattttcaaggTCTCTCCCTGTCCACGATCGTCTAAGTGagggaccaaagcgcagcgtgatgtgataTATCTTCCTCTTAATAAACGAAGAAACACATAAACAAACTATTACAAAACTgataccaaaataacaaaacggactGCAGGGGCAGCCTACAATGAAAACGAGTCGCAGAACATGCCAACATCAAACATAGAAAAATCaaccacacaacccacaccaaTGCGACAAAAAGCTACCTAAAATATGGGTTCCCATcgcagagacaacgactaacacctgcctctcgATTTAAAGAACATATCAggccaacacagaaacagacataaCTAgccatacaacatagaatgcccactcaaggatctacaccctgaccaaacaaaacatagaaaacatacAAGCCAAACTATGGCAGGAAGgcccgtgacagtaccccccacccccccccccccaaggtgcggactccggccacaaACCTAAACCAagggggggtctgggtgggcatctgtccgcagtGGCGCTTGGCAACAGGACCGTGGACCCCACTCCCCATAGTCATTACCCGCTTACAGTGGCCTCTTAGGGAGCCGCGACCCTCGCTTGGCAACCCCACTtaagggccccactggactgaggagcaagCCTCTGGacttgaggggcagctccggactgaggggcagcctccggactgaggagcagctccggactgggaggAGCAGCTCACAGACTGAGGGGCCAGCTCaaactgaggggcagctcagggtGAAGGGCAAGCATCCGAACTGAAAGGGCAGCCCGGACTGGAAAGGGCggcctctggcagctcctggctgacggccggcttggcggctcctggctgacggacgctctggcggctcctggctcgACGGCAAGCGCGCTCTGCTGCGGCTCTGCTCTGTGCTGACGGACGGCTGCGCCTGGCTCGGAGCTGGcgttcctgactgacggacgctctGGCCGGCCCTGATGAcagacggctctggcggctctgactgacagacggctctggcggctctgacttgacgggcggctctgacggctcaggacagacgggcggcgctGGATAGACGGGCGGCTCAGGGGCGCGCTGACGAacggggcggctcaggcggcgctggacagacgggcggctcaggcggcgctggacagacgggagaacTCTGGCGGCACTGGACAGACAGGCGCACCTGTAGtgcggagacggagagacagcctggtgcggggggcttgccaccggagggctggtgcgtggggctgccacaggagggccGGTGcgtgggctgccacaggaggccggtgcgtggggctgccacaggaagCTGTTTGCGTGGGGCTGTcacaggagggctggtgcgtggaggtggcaccggatagaccggaccgtggaaggcgcactacaggtctccgagcactgagcctgcccaaccctacctggctgaatgctccccgtagccaggccagtgcggttGAGGTGGAATAAACCCGCACTGGCTGTGCTGGGCGAACCGGgaacaccatgcgtagggctggtgccatgttacCCCgacccgaggagacgcactgagaCCAGAtggcgttgagccggcttcatggcacctggctcgatgcccactctagcccggccgatacgaggtgctgatatgtaccgcaccgggctatgcctgctaTCGGACGGACACCGCTTGCGCCTCCACGGCCATACACATGTTGCCTgccccggtccctctctctccacggttaAGCACGGGGAGTGGCTCAGGTcttcctacctggcttagccacactccccgtgtacCNNNNNNNNNNNNNNNNNNNNNNNNNcccccaagacatttttggggctgtctCTCTGACTTCCTTGATCGCCGTGCCaactccattcgccggtatccctcctcgcactgctccagagaatcccaggcgggctccggcactctccctgggtcgaccgaccacctctctatctcGTCCCATGTTGTCACCTCCTCCAGATAGCGCtgctccttaccacgctgcttggtccggttgtggtgggtaattctgtcacgatcgtctaagtgaggagaccaaagcgcagcgtgatgtgaatacatcttccttttaataaacgaagaacacttaaacaaactattacaaactatacaaaataacaaacgaacgtgacgctaatgaaaacgagtgcagacatgcaacatcaacatagaaaatcacccacaacccacaatgacaaaacaggctacctaaatatggttcccaatcagagacaacgactaacacctgcctctgattgagaaccatatcaggctaaacacagaaacagacaaactagacatacaacatagaatgcccactcagatcacaccctgaccaaacaaaacaaagaaacatacaaagcaaactatggtcaggatgtgacatctccagagatgttagatcgggttcaagtccggactcgggctgggccactcatggacattcagaaaCCTGTTCCGAAGccacttggctgtgtgcttaggctcattgtcctgttggaaggtgaactttcgcccaggtctgagttcctgagcgctctggagcaggttttcatcaaggatctctctgtactttgctctgttcatctgtccctcgatcctgactagtctcccagtccctgctgctgaaaaacatccccacagcatgatgctgccaataccaggcttcatcgtagggatggtgccaggcttcctcaagatgtgacgcttggcattcaggccaaagagttcaatcttggttttatcagaccagagaatcttgcttctcatggtctgagagtcctgtaggtgccttttggcaaaatccaagcgggctgtcatatgccttttactgaggagtggcttccgtctggccactctaccataaaggcctgattggtggagtgctgcagaggcggttgtccttttggaaagtTCTCcgatctccacaaaggaactctggtgcacagtcagagtgaccatcgggttcttggtcacctccctgaccaaggcccttctcccccgattgcccaatttaccacaggtggacttcaatcaagttgaagaaaaatCTCATGGAAAAtctcaggatgcacctgagcttaattttgagtctcatagcaaagggtctgaatacttatgtaaataaggtatttctgtttttatttttaatgtatttgcaaaaatgtctaaaacctgttttcactttgtcattatggggtattgtgtgtagattgatgaagatttgtatttatttaatcaattttataataagactaacataacaaaatgtgcaaaaagtcaaggggtctgaataatttccaaatgcactgtacgtgtCTAGCTGTACATGTAGTCAGTCGGCTCAACCAAGGCATACAGCCACTGTAACCTACATGCACAATACCCTTACTAGCTctaactttgctgatagctactttgaggaaaaaATGTCTTACTacgactgtaagtcgctcttgataagagtgtctgctaaataactaaaatgtaaatatcttATTACCATCATACATCAGTGTTGTTGGTCACCATAATGGCATCAGACTGGGGATCAGGGTTAAGCAGGCTTCCAACCCAACCAGGCCCAGAGTCAGAGGCCAACAGACCAGCAGGCCAGCAGGTCATACAGCACTCAGATGGGTTAAGCAGAGGGAGAAAATGTGGTCGAAGACTAACCACACTGTTACGCACTTCAATGCACAAACATgcttgcacacacaaacaaaaaggcACACATGCATTCAAGCACACGCACAAACAAAAGCACACTCACTGTTACGATGAGCGAAgggggggaacccaagagcagactcagaagAGGAAGCAGCACAAAAAGGTTTATTGATCACAGAGAAATGGGGAGTGCAGAACCGGGGTAGCTCAGTTGAGTTGCAAAAACCAGGAGTGTTGAGTGAGGTTGGAGTTGGCTGAGTAGAACAGGTCCTGAGGAGAACCCAAGGTAATGGTGGTGAGTGATATCCAGAGCAAGGAGATGGTGGTGAGTGATATCCAGAGCAAGGTGATGGTGGTGAGTGATATCCAGAGCAAGGTAATGGTGGTGAGTGATATCCAGAGGAAGGTAATGGTGGTGAGTGATATCCAGACCAAGGTAATGGTGGTGAGTGATATCCAGAGCAAGGTAATGGTGGTAAGTGATATCCAGAGGAAGGTAATGGTGGTGAGTGATATCCAGAGCAAGGTAATGGTGGTGAGTGATATCCAGAGCAAGGTAATGGTGGTGAGTGATATCCAGAGCAAGGTGATGGTGGTGAGTGATATCCAGAGCAAGGTGATGGTGGTGAGTGATATCCAAAGCAAGGTGATGGTGGTGAGTGATATCCAGAGCAAGGTgatggtggtgagatgtggaacaggagacagagagagcggtaACTGCAAGGAGAGGACAAAAATGGTGTAAGGCAGGAAAACGAGCAAAGCAGAGCAACAGGATCTTGAGAATAGACAAAAGGCTAGAATgataactgactgagcagagattacgatctggcagagtggaagtggcaggaatgAGTATGTGTAGAGGTCTTTATTTATGGGACGatttgcagctggtagggatctgctctgactccagcacacctgtctccaaccacacaatcacaccaagaTAGAGAGAGTGTATACAGGGGGAGAACTGCAGGTTAGGAcgacaccggatgaacaccagagggcgtagtGGGTGCAGATGTGACACTCACAAACATATGCATGCTCCGTCTGTGAGCGAGAGATTGGCTGAGGCTGTCTTAATCCCCAGCCATCGATGTCTGAAgacgtcgggagatgatgtggaaactggccactagagGCAACAGTGAGCGATGTTACCTTCAGGTAGAttcggttttgctagggcgttgtggacagggatggtcaATGGGCGTAAGaaagccatagaaagttgtttttgagatttgttttaagcctatccttaaccttaacccttaccttaacccttcgATGTTAATGCCTAAAATTAAGATTTCGGAGTTAATGTCTGAACTTAACcttaaaacactttgaaatttgacatttgcaacaacttcgaaatttgacttCTGAGAAACatagatgaacgtctaattctgcctgtgagagctagttgcagCATTCATGGCATGTTCCATAGGTTAAGCTCTCCAttcaaatgtgattgattgaatcTTGAACACAAGAGTATGTTCAATATCCTGTCTCTAGCATAAGATCATGTAGTCCAACTTCAAACAATTTGAGAAAGAAAAGTACGATGTTTCTATGTCGAGAATGTCTCAAATTATGTCTCATAATGTTTATTTTATAAAGTCAAAaggtaatttcatagttttgatatcttcactattattctacaatgtataaaattgtcaaattaaagaaaaacccttgattggtactgtacatgGGCCAAAacaattatttacgttttagcagatgctcttatccagcaAATAGGGTTAAGCACATCGACACATTTTTCAcatagtcggcttggggattcgaaccagcaaaaCATAtcagtgtgctctctctctctgtcagtattCTCTCCATATTATCAGCAATAGCAGCGTTCAGATAGCAATACAGTCAGTGATACGTTTGAATAAAGCAGAGACAATTGGCATATTGCACCATTCTCTATGCATGTAGACACTGGGATTTTAGTTTTCAAAATATGTGCATGCAATAATGTTGATTatgtgtaatgtattttttttaaatggctgtgtgtgtactTAATTGAACAAGAAATATGTGACATCATCATCGTCATTGTGACATCATCAacaaattgaaacattgtataGTGATTTACATGTTCCAGGCAATGAATGATATGCAAAATGTTGTGGAATAGGTTATTTTGATCCTGGATTAACCCTTTGTAGGTTAAATGATAGTCATGTCTTAACTGGGTTACATCTGACCTACTATTCTAGGTGAGTATGGCTGTAGGCCTATGCAATAAATGTCACCAAAAATAATTGAATGTCCTGCATGTGAATGGATTCTTGAAACTGTATTTTATCATTGTATTCCTAGAGGCTATGGTTTATTATGCTCTGTAAGAGAGGCATGAACCATAACTGAGTTTGCAGGTTTGCCTAGATGTATTTGTCGCTCGTTTCCAGCAACAAATGCATATAATTTAACATGTACTAAAAGTGGCCTCAGTCCTTTCCCACTGTCCTTGATCCTATTGCCCAGATTGCCACTCCCGAATGAGGCTTGCTCTTGTTATTGATGGCTTGTGCACTGCTGGTGCTGACGTAACCTGACGCACAAAGACAGAGGATCCGCCTCCAAACTCGACTCACTCCGCAACCAAGTCAGTGCTCAGTGCTGTGCGCACGGAGCTCCGTCCCGGCTATTATCGTTTCTGCTCTGCTGTTTCTCTGTCATGCCCTTCCCTCCATCACTTCCTCCTACATTATAATAGTTTCACTGAGACTGCCTGAGGTCGGCTAAGAAGGAAGCGTGGGGAGCGTGGCTCTTCACTTTCGTAGAGAGGGCGTATGGCGGACAGTCATTATTCAGAAAACAACAGCCAAAGCATATTAATCCAAAACAAGCAACCGGGACGAGGAAAGATTCTAACTGCAAAATGGCAACAACTACTTATTCTGGATTATGGTCGTGACATGTTATGAACTCTTCGCAAAGTTTTAATGTCATGCGTATTTACTTTGGTTTTAGCGCACCATAAGGACAGCTTTCCAAACCGCTGTTTTGTATCGCTGTCAGTTACTTTTATGAATTGAAATTTGAATCACTGTCCTGGACTGGGTGGTCGTGTACTTGTCCCTTTGCGTTTTAAATGTGGCACACTCACTGACCGCCGCCGTGCTGCACGAGCCCTTTAATAATTCAGGGTAAATCTGTCAACGTGTGTTGGCACCAGCGACCGACATGGGGGCTAAGCAGAGCAGCCCAGCGGCTAACGGACGGACCAGGGCTTACTCGGGCTCGGATCTACCTTCTAGCACTTCTACTACCAGCAATGGGAACGGTAGGACTGCAGCCATGGCAATGAGCTATCACTCGTACGGCCAGTCGGCTCACGGGGCCTCGGGAACCACAGCGACCGCCAGTCAACACATTGGCCCCAGGACGAGGTCCGTGGGAGGCAGTTCTGGAGGGTCAGGGCCAAGACCCCAGTCAGGCATCAACATCCCCAACAGCAGTGGAGCCTACAGCTCACAGGAGTCTGGCAGCAGCACCccggaggaggcagagagggacagGTCCAGCGGGGGGCAAGGGGGTCCCCGGTTGTTGATTGGATCATTACCAGCACACCTTTCACCTCACCTTTTTGGAGGTAAGAGACTGGCTGACAATACGGTAACAACATGCAACAAGCAACTTGTGTCTGTGTAGTGTTGAATCTCAGTTTTATTCACTGAACTCTGTCTAAATGTGTTTTACACCTGTTACTCACCAG
This region of Salvelinus sp. IW2-2015 linkage group LG6.1, ASM291031v2, whole genome shotgun sequence genomic DNA includes:
- the LOC139027817 gene encoding probable serine/threonine-protein kinase samkC, producing MVTLTVHQSSFVEIGELSKRTTASAALHQSGLYDDRDRITHHNRTKQRGKEQRYLEEVTTWDEIERWSVDPGRVPEPAWDSLEQCEEGYRRMELARRSRNFLWQPHAPASCGSPRTGPPVAAPRTSPPVASPPHQAVSPSPHYRCACLSSAARVLPSVQRRLSRPSVQRRLSRPVRQRAPEPPVYPAPPVCPEPSEPPVKSEPPEPSVSQSRQSRLSSGPARASVSQERQLRARRSRPSAQSRAAAERACRRARSRQSVRQPGAAKPAVSQELPEAALSSPGCPFSSDACPSP
- the znrf2b gene encoding E3 ubiquitin-protein ligase znrf2, which gives rise to MGAKQSSPAANGRTRAYSGSDLPSSTSTTSNGNGRTAAMAMSYHSYGQSAHGASGTTATASQHIGPRTRSVGGSSGGSGPRPQSGINIPNSSGAYSSQESGSSTPEEAERDRSSGGQGGPRLLIGSLPAHLSPHLFGGFMCPVCSKFVSTDEIDLHIVXCLTKPRVTYNEDVLSKDAGECAICLEELVQGDTIARLPCLCIYHKGCIDEWFEVNRSCPEHPSD